A single window of Rhipicephalus microplus isolate Deutch F79 chromosome 5, USDA_Rmic, whole genome shotgun sequence DNA harbors:
- the LOC119174742 gene encoding uncharacterized protein LOC119174742 isoform X2, with the protein MRGTILRIATHSNALLPKISAIIDALTMDDLLQKEPRLRGFPKMYLMSIGCLLSILIFSMSLCFLYWKRKLDERRNREVEDHSSASSVAFSLWSDTYQGDKPPAYEVAVNSSCFRSKLEDPAPSSWHAVPLSDNQVAVTLPPSYEEVTQHQQRFHARNAACRASI; encoded by the exons ATGCGCGGGACCATCTTGCGGATCGCCACGCACTCGAACGCGCTCCTGCCGAAGATTTCAGCGATCATCGACGCGCTCACGATGGACGACCTCCTTCAGAAAG AGCCTCGCCTCAGGGGCTTCCCAAAGATGTACCTGATGAGCATCGGCTGCCTGCTGTCCATACTCATCTTTTCCATGTCCCTGTGCTTCCTCTACTGGAAACG GAAGCTCGACGAGCGGCGAAACCGAGAAGTAGAGGACCACAGCTCGGCATCTAGCGTCGCGTTCTCTCTGTGGTCGGACACGTACCAGGGCGACAAGCCACCTGCCTACGAAGTCGCCGTCAACAGTTCCTGTTTCCGCTCCAAGCTGGAAGACCCGGCGCCTAGTTCGTGGCATGCGGTGCCTTTATCTGACAATCAG GTTGCAGTCACCTTGCCGCCTTCCTACGAAGAAGTTACGCAACATCAGCAACGCTTTCACGCGCGGAATGCAGCCTGCCGAGCGTCTATTTAA
- the LOC142817719 gene encoding uncharacterized protein LOC142817719, protein MALLGLVLVGLTLSLAVRADLHEDHFRLGDTGSLRPAPYDADRQRALLEGPFHRAPVQQLSLASPNNGSGAAFDVGKAPAQQSPVASPNAPVAAAAPAANGSAAAAAPAHKSFFERSPVNPVFGLEQQPDSDEGSKQLLEQDVGKLQRRKFRMRRHKGFKVGARKVRKLLEDEMGPAGVAQEGYVQQRSDQAAPASRLEALAGLKVEYARAFIAAEEPEADSGPMELLCTVGYKEYASISWTVNGRPLENFIDRSTMSTVKNDVPVKISKITITQLERLPSDNGKFIFECTALVDAQVTKATIALGSIIEDTCTSNAQCEPRGASCSEGRCLCKPSQPVSLKSKHLTCRAAAGLGWPCDYSEQCVFAQPNAVCNDRLVCDCALGFTRSLDGKTCDKLTTTGKVIGQPCKSNTECHAAGAACLKDVCACANNTVERGGMCLPEEHLKQAGVQSPNFLAAEDGIKTVHNDTRVTVAAAMFNEVTDKKESTMAPALGVPVRSSAGGLASPAVLAAALSLAALLFVRRR, encoded by the coding sequence ATGGCACTGTTAGGCCTAGTGCTGGTTGGCTTGACCCTCTCCTTGGCTGTTCGGGCCGATCTTCATGAGGACCACTTTCGGCTCGGGGACACCGGTAGCCTACGGCCAGCGCCTTACGACGCTGATCGGCAGCGGGCCCTGCTCGAAGGTCCTTTTCACCGGGCGCCCGTTCAGCAGTTAAGCCTCGCGAGTCCTAACAACGGATCCGGAGCCGCGTTCGATGTTGGCAAGGCCCCCGCCCAACAGAGCCCTGTGGCCTCTCCCAACGCCCCGGTGGCCGCTGCAGCTCCCGCTGCAAACGGCAGCGCAGCCGCAGCTGCCCCTGCTCATAAATCTTTTTTTGAACGCAGCCCCGTGAACCCGGTCTTCGGCCTGGAACAGCAGCCCGACTCGGATGAGGGTTCAAAGCAGCTGCTGGAGCAGGACGTCGGTAAGCTGCAGCGCCGTAAGTTCCGCATGCGCCGCCACAAGGGATTCAAGGTTGGAGCACGCAAGGTACGCAAACTTCTCGAGGACGAGATGGGCCCTGCCGGAGTTGCTCAGGAAGGCTATGTCCAGCAAAGATCCGATCAGGCTGCTCCCGCTAGCCGACTCGAAGCCCTGGCCGGTCTGAAGGTCGAGTACGCGCGGGCTTTCATCGCGGCCGAAGAGCCCGAGGCTGACTCTGGTCCTATGGAACTTCTCTGCACGGTAGGCTACAAGGAGTACGCCAGCATCTCCTGGACCGTCAACGGCCGTCCCCTCGAGAACTTCATCGACCGCTCTACCATGTCCACCGTGAAGAATGACGTTCCCGTGAAGATCTCAAAAATCACCATCACCCAGCTTGAGAGGCTTCCATCCGACAATGGCAAGTTCATTTTCGAGTGCACGGCTCTAGTTGACGCGCAGGTCACCAAGGCAACCATTGCCCTTGGTTCCATCATCGAGGACACATGCACTAGCAACGCTCAGTGCGAGCCACGCGGAGCATCGTGCAGCGAGGGACGCTGCCTCTGCAAGCCTTCCCAGCCCGTCAGCCTCAAGTCCAAGCACCTGACCTGCCGCGCTGCGGCCGGCCTTGGATGGCCCTGCGACTACTCCGAACAATGCGTCTTCGCCCAGCCGAACGCCGTTTGCAATGACCGCCTTGTCTGCGACTGCGCCCTTGGTTTCACCCGGTCCCTGGACGGCAAGACCTGCGACAAGCTGACCACCACTGGAAAAGTCATCGGACAACCCTGCAAGTCCAACACCGAATGCCACGCAGCGGGAGCCGCTTGCCTGAAAGACGTCTGCGCCTGTGCCAACAACACCGTCGAGCGCGGCGGCATGTGCCTACCCGAGGAGCACCTGAAGCAGGCTGGAGTCCAGAGCCCGAATTTCCTGGCTGCCGAAGACGGCATCAAGACCGTTCACAACGACACCCGCGTCACCGTGGCCGCGGCCATGTTCAACGAGGTGACAGACAAGAAAGAGTCCACCATGGCACCCGCTCTGGGCGTGCCCGTCCGTAGCTCGGCTGGAGGCCTGGCTTCACCTGCTGTCCTCGCGGCGGCCCTCTCCTTGGCCGCTCTTCTTTTTGTCCGCCGCCGCTGA
- the LOC119174742 gene encoding uncharacterized protein LOC119174742 isoform X1, producing the protein MRGTILRIATHSNALLPKISAIIDALTMDDLLQKGDSQLGQWCLTDSNCLTENSGCLADICACKIGFVLYGDRCIPEPRLRGFPKMYLMSIGCLLSILIFSMSLCFLYWKRKLDERRNREVEDHSSASSVAFSLWSDTYQGDKPPAYEVAVNSSCFRSKLEDPAPSSWHAVPLSDNQVAVTLPPSYEEVTQHQQRFHARNAACRASI; encoded by the exons ATGCGCGGGACCATCTTGCGGATCGCCACGCACTCGAACGCGCTCCTGCCGAAGATTTCAGCGATCATCGACGCGCTCACGATGGACGACCTCCTTCAGAAAG GTGACTCTCAACTCGGCCAGTGGTGCCTTACCGACTCCAACTGCTTGACAGAGAACTCGGGATGTCTGGCCGATATATGCGCCTGCAAGATCGGATTTGTTCTATACGGGGACAGATGCATTCCAG AGCCTCGCCTCAGGGGCTTCCCAAAGATGTACCTGATGAGCATCGGCTGCCTGCTGTCCATACTCATCTTTTCCATGTCCCTGTGCTTCCTCTACTGGAAACG GAAGCTCGACGAGCGGCGAAACCGAGAAGTAGAGGACCACAGCTCGGCATCTAGCGTCGCGTTCTCTCTGTGGTCGGACACGTACCAGGGCGACAAGCCACCTGCCTACGAAGTCGCCGTCAACAGTTCCTGTTTCCGCTCCAAGCTGGAAGACCCGGCGCCTAGTTCGTGGCATGCGGTGCCTTTATCTGACAATCAG GTTGCAGTCACCTTGCCGCCTTCCTACGAAGAAGTTACGCAACATCAGCAACGCTTTCACGCGCGGAATGCAGCCTGCCGAGCGTCTATTTAA